ACCGGCCCCGCGAGCGTGTCGGGGTTCAGGCCCCGCCGGTAGCCGACGAAGACGACCGAGACCACGACGACGGTCAGGATGAGCCCCGAGACGACGCCCGCGAGCAGTGCGATGGCGACCAGCGTCGCCAGCGGCGCCGACGGCCGGCCCAGCGCGGTGAGCAACCCCACCGCGAGCACCGCCGAGAGCATGCTGACGAGCACGCCGTTGGCCAGCGACGCCGCGACGGCCGCGTTGACGCGCTCGTCCGCGAGCGAGAGCGTCGGGTCGACCAGCCCCTGGTGAAGCGCAGACCCGAGCCGGCCACCGAGCGATCCGTAGACGTTCCCGCGGGTCGCAAGCAGCGCGGGCACGAGCACCAGCAGGCCGGCCACCTGCTCGGTTTCCGGCGTCCATCCCCCGAGGACGACGCCCGCAAAGAGGCCACCGACTGCACTGAGGACCAGTACCGGAACGGACTCCCGATAGGCCTCGGTGGCGATCTCGCGGACGGTCATTACCGACAGCATCCGAGCGCAGTCGCAAAAAGGGACCGAAGGCCCGACAGCGGGCCGTGCACCAGCCCGTCGGCTACCGGAGCGACCGTCTGCTGGCGGAGTCGGTGCGCTCAGTCCTCGTCTCGCTCGCTGCTGACGACCAGTACCGAGCGGTCGGTCCCGAGGATGACGTCCTGCGTGACGCTCCCGAACAGCGCCTTGCCGGCGGGCGAGCGCTTGCGGCCGGCGAGGACGATCAGGTCCGCGTCCTGGTCGTCGGCGACGGCGGATGGCCGCCCCGGGATCCCCGCTGGTGCCTTCGAGAGAGACGTCGATTCCGGCGTCCTCGAGCA
The DNA window shown above is from Haloarcula halobia and carries:
- a CDS encoding magnesium transporter, with product MTVREIATEAYRESVPVLVLSAVGGLFAGVVLGGWTPETEQVAGLLVLVPALLATRGNVYGSLGGRLGSALHQGLVDPTLSLADERVNAAVAASLANGVLVSMLSAVLAVGLLTALGRPSAPLATLVAIALLAGVVSGLILTVVVVSVVFVGYRRGLNPDTLAGPVVTTTGDVVGVATLLVATRIVLALGGG